The proteins below come from a single Salinilacihabitans rarus genomic window:
- a CDS encoding DUF302 domain-containing protein, translating to MSYTLNERVEGEFDDVVAETVDALEAEGFGVLCDVDVRETLTEKLGEEFRNYRILGACNPGLAHEGLEAEIELGALLPCNVVVYEDDGDVVVSAVDPVQLLDVVDDPAVDPIGEDARERFERALAGL from the coding sequence GTGTCCTACACTCTGAACGAACGGGTCGAGGGCGAGTTCGACGACGTCGTCGCGGAGACGGTCGACGCGCTCGAAGCGGAGGGATTCGGCGTTCTCTGTGACGTCGACGTGCGCGAGACGCTCACGGAGAAACTCGGCGAGGAGTTTCGCAACTACCGGATTCTGGGCGCGTGCAACCCCGGACTGGCACACGAGGGGCTGGAAGCGGAGATCGAACTCGGGGCGTTGCTCCCGTGTAACGTCGTCGTCTACGAGGACGACGGTGACGTCGTCGTCAGCGCCGTCGACCCCGTGCAACTGCTCGACGTCGTGGACGACCCCGCGGTCGATCCGATCGGCGAGGACGCCCGCGAACGGTTCGAGCGCGCGCTCGCGGGGCTGTAG
- a CDS encoding helix-turn-helix transcriptional regulator encodes MNRNRTDLAAALVVGAVLLVGGVATWGAYRRWAALDETMGHMGGGAAMHGTHPAWYLLGTVLVASVVAGVYLVVRDQVVPAAPAGTGRTPREDESVDADDADAGRSSASSAAERVLDVLPDDERRIVEPVLESPGLTQIELRDRADFSKSKVSQTVTDLEKRGLLYREPQGRTYRIYPADRLEGRP; translated from the coding sequence GTGAACCGGAACCGAACCGACCTCGCGGCCGCCCTCGTGGTCGGCGCGGTCCTCCTCGTCGGCGGGGTCGCGACGTGGGGGGCCTACCGCCGGTGGGCGGCGCTCGACGAGACCATGGGGCACATGGGCGGCGGCGCCGCGATGCACGGGACCCACCCGGCGTGGTACCTCCTCGGGACGGTCCTCGTCGCGAGCGTCGTCGCGGGCGTCTACCTCGTCGTCCGCGATCAGGTCGTTCCGGCCGCCCCCGCCGGAACGGGCCGAACGCCGCGCGAGGACGAATCGGTGGACGCCGACGACGCGGACGCGGGCCGCTCGTCCGCGTCGTCGGCCGCCGAGCGGGTGCTCGACGTCCTGCCGGACGACGAGCGCCGGATCGTAGAGCCAGTGCTCGAATCGCCCGGGCTGACCCAGATCGAACTCAGGGACCGCGCCGACTTCTCGAAGAGCAAGGTCAGCCAGACCGTCACGGATCTGGAGAAGCGGGGACTGCTGTACCGGGAGCCCCAGGGCCGGACGTACCGCATCTACCCCGCCGACCGCCTCGAAGGGCGGCCCTGA
- a CDS encoding DUF2270 domain-containing protein produces the protein MDADRDSAKDVDPTDADHREVGSGLLETDMGPSSAVAHLYRGEIHRMRFWRERLDQTTYWAIVIMSAILTWTFSSQNNPHYVLLFGAASLVAFLVIEARRYRGYDVWRGRVRTLQRNVFAYGLDPSAGVEDPEWRRRLSEDYRRPAMKIAAEEAIAHRLRRVYLLLFTIILGAWAVRVAAFADAPWPQSAAVGEIPGLAVTAVVAVGYLLALAVALRPRRWQAEDELHSRDVGRNR, from the coding sequence ATGGACGCGGACAGAGACTCGGCGAAGGACGTCGACCCGACCGACGCCGACCACCGGGAGGTCGGCAGCGGACTGCTCGAAACCGACATGGGGCCGAGTTCGGCGGTGGCACACCTCTACCGCGGGGAGATCCACCGGATGCGATTCTGGCGCGAGCGGCTCGATCAGACGACCTACTGGGCGATCGTCATCATGAGCGCGATCCTGACGTGGACCTTTTCGAGCCAGAACAATCCCCACTACGTCCTGCTGTTCGGCGCGGCGTCGCTGGTGGCGTTCCTGGTCATCGAGGCACGACGCTACCGCGGCTACGACGTCTGGCGCGGGCGCGTCCGCACGCTCCAGCGGAACGTCTTCGCCTACGGGCTCGACCCCTCCGCCGGCGTCGAGGACCCCGAGTGGCGGCGGCGGCTGAGCGAGGACTACCGGCGGCCGGCGATGAAGATCGCCGCCGAGGAGGCGATCGCACACCGCCTGCGCCGGGTCTACCTGCTGCTGTTCACGATCATCCTCGGCGCGTGGGCCGTCCGGGTCGCCGCCTTCGCGGACGCGCCGTGGCCCCAGAGCGCCGCAGTCGGGGAGATTCCGGGCCTCGCGGTCACCGCGGTCGTCGCCGTCGGCTACCTCCTCGCGCTGGCCGTCGCGCTCCGGCCCCGTCGCTGGCAGGCCGAGGACGAACTCCACTCGCGGGACGTCGGCCGGAATCGGTGA
- a CDS encoding helix-turn-helix domain-containing protein: MPRAKLVVSVPEELWIHEVSTAWPEVTFRVISLLTAPSGAVGVIEVAASNPVPVLSAAAECEDVRELELLWKRGDAALLQIEATNPALLAPTVRAGVPLETPFEIRDGEATWELTTSGERLSELGTHLEESGIAYRIEYVRDVDGDRDDDLLTDRQREVFLVALEEGYYDVPRRTTLTAVADVLDVSKATCSDVLHRAEGKIARWFVEEHVAPRP; encoded by the coding sequence ATGCCCCGCGCGAAACTCGTCGTCTCGGTCCCCGAGGAGCTCTGGATTCACGAGGTGTCGACGGCCTGGCCCGAGGTCACCTTCCGCGTCATCTCGCTGCTGACGGCGCCGTCCGGCGCCGTCGGCGTGATCGAGGTGGCGGCGTCGAACCCGGTGCCCGTACTCTCGGCCGCCGCCGAGTGCGAGGACGTCCGCGAACTCGAGTTGCTCTGGAAGCGCGGCGACGCGGCGCTGCTCCAGATCGAGGCGACGAACCCGGCGTTGCTCGCGCCGACGGTCCGCGCGGGGGTGCCACTCGAAACGCCGTTCGAGATCCGCGACGGCGAGGCCACGTGGGAACTGACGACCAGCGGCGAGCGCCTCTCCGAACTCGGGACGCACCTCGAAGAGAGCGGCATCGCCTACCGCATCGAGTACGTCCGGGACGTCGACGGCGACCGCGACGACGACCTCCTGACCGACCGCCAGCGGGAGGTGTTCCTCGTCGCCCTCGAGGAGGGCTACTACGACGTCCCCCGCCGGACGACGCTCACGGCGGTGGCGGACGTCCTCGACGTCTCGAAGGCGACCTGCAGCGACGTCCTCCACCGGGCGGAGGGGAAGATCGCCCGCTGGTTCGTCGAGGAACACGTCGCGCCGCGGCCGTGA
- a CDS encoding M20 family metallopeptidase: MSVPEAVRRPDEDDLAATTLDLLGFDTTNPPGDTREVVGWLESSLADLGLETERVAADPAKPNLLATLPGEREETLLFLGHLDVVPVDPDGWSFDPLGERVGDRVYGRGATDMKGAIAAMLHVARAYVEAGTRPPVTLAFAFVADEEVGGDAGVGALLDAGRLDADACVIGEPTATGGPPSITVADRGSIWLTLEATGEAAHGSRPMLGENAIDRLWAAVETVRTRLAERSPPIPPAVEPIVEESVDYYARSMGETTARRLFERPTVNLGTIEGGESVNSVPRAARAELDVRLTAGVETPDVLAAVREWLDDHGGVSVADVSWSIGTYEDPESPVVAATTTAARAVLDERVYRRSATGGGDAKRLRNAGIPTVEFAVATDTAHACDEYTTVDALAATAEAYARLPEAFAGRN; the protein is encoded by the coding sequence GTGAGCGTCCCCGAAGCGGTCCGTCGACCCGACGAGGACGACCTCGCGGCGACGACGCTCGACCTCCTCGGGTTCGACACGACGAACCCGCCGGGAGACACCCGCGAGGTCGTCGGCTGGCTCGAATCGTCTCTCGCCGACCTCGGCCTCGAAACCGAACGCGTCGCCGCCGACCCGGCGAAGCCGAACCTGCTCGCGACGCTCCCGGGCGAGCGCGAGGAGACCCTGCTCTTTCTCGGCCACCTCGACGTCGTCCCCGTCGACCCCGACGGCTGGTCGTTCGACCCGCTCGGCGAGCGGGTCGGCGACCGCGTCTACGGCCGCGGCGCGACCGACATGAAAGGTGCCATCGCCGCGATGCTCCACGTCGCCCGCGCGTACGTCGAAGCCGGAACGCGGCCGCCGGTGACCCTCGCGTTCGCGTTCGTCGCCGACGAGGAGGTCGGCGGCGACGCCGGCGTGGGCGCGCTGCTCGACGCCGGCCGGCTTGACGCCGACGCGTGCGTGATCGGCGAGCCGACGGCCACCGGAGGCCCCCCGTCGATCACGGTGGCCGACCGGGGGAGCATCTGGCTGACCCTCGAGGCGACGGGCGAGGCCGCCCACGGCTCGCGGCCGATGCTCGGCGAGAACGCGATCGACCGGCTCTGGGCGGCCGTCGAGACGGTCCGGACGCGCCTCGCGGAGCGCTCGCCGCCGATCCCGCCGGCCGTCGAGCCGATCGTCGAGGAGTCCGTCGACTACTACGCGCGGTCGATGGGCGAGACGACCGCCCGACGGCTGTTCGAGCGGCCGACGGTCAACCTCGGGACGATCGAGGGCGGCGAGAGCGTCAACAGCGTCCCCCGGGCCGCCCGCGCGGAACTCGACGTCCGGCTGACCGCCGGCGTCGAGACGCCCGACGTGCTCGCGGCGGTCCGCGAGTGGCTCGACGACCACGGCGGCGTCTCCGTCGCGGACGTCAGCTGGAGCATCGGCACCTACGAGGACCCGGAGTCGCCGGTGGTCGCCGCGACGACGACCGCCGCGCGGGCGGTCCTCGACGAGCGGGTATATCGGCGCAGCGCGACCGGCGGCGGCGACGCCAAGCGCCTGCGCAACGCCGGCATCCCGACCGTCGAGTTCGCGGTCGCGACCGACACGGCCCACGCCTGCGACGAGTACACCACCGTCGACGCCCTCGCCGCGACCGCCGAGGCGTACGCCCGCCTCCCCGAGGCGTTCGCGGGGCGGAACTGA
- a CDS encoding helix-turn-helix domain-containing protein, whose translation MPDSMAEQLRQEMVCEGLLECFHGLKQLDKECFQVLVESDEPLTIDDVAEAVDRERSTTYRSIQRLLGAGFIQKEQVNYDQGGYYHVYSPTDPSKIADDMQRLLNDWYAKMGQLIQEFEDKYEQADERPVAVDG comes from the coding sequence ATGCCGGATTCGATGGCCGAACAACTACGACAGGAGATGGTGTGCGAGGGGTTACTGGAGTGTTTCCACGGGTTGAAACAGCTGGACAAGGAGTGTTTTCAGGTGCTCGTCGAGAGCGACGAGCCGTTGACGATCGACGACGTCGCCGAGGCGGTCGACCGGGAACGCTCGACGACCTACCGATCGATCCAGCGGCTGCTCGGCGCCGGATTCATCCAGAAAGAGCAGGTCAACTACGATCAGGGCGGCTACTACCACGTCTACTCGCCGACGGACCCGTCGAAGATCGCAGACGACATGCAGCGGCTGCTCAACGACTGGTACGCCAAGATGGGCCAGCTCATCCAGGAGTTCGAGGACAAGTACGAGCAGGCCGACGAACGCCCCGTCGCCGTCGACGGCTAG
- a CDS encoding sulfite exporter TauE/SafE family protein, with protein sequence MDPLGISTTMLTVFVSFGFMVGVLFGFFGMGGSFLVTPALLVMGYPAPVAVGSGMAFVFGTAVIATLKHHDLGQVDYKLGGLMILGTAVGIEVGRMGVYYLEDLGLAGSVIGVTYVLLLGGIGLFVTRNALKGDGGGGGGHDPDAEIDPDDIPDIAKTIQSYRVPPMMTIRGGIQVSLWMVLGVAFATGVLSGFLGVGGGFIRMPAMFYLIGVPVPVAVGTDLFEIVFSGGIGSYLYAMDGGVDLSIVAPLLAGSALGARIGSASTSIVDEGDIKVYFGLMLLGGSVAVAFQQLGDYLGIEILNTVGLGLIFLSAIMVSGAVIVSTISTLREESQGTVATAD encoded by the coding sequence ATGGATCCACTAGGAATTAGCACGACGATGCTGACGGTGTTCGTCAGCTTCGGGTTCATGGTCGGGGTCCTGTTCGGCTTCTTCGGGATGGGGGGGTCGTTCCTCGTCACGCCCGCATTGCTCGTGATGGGCTACCCCGCCCCGGTCGCCGTCGGTAGCGGCATGGCGTTCGTCTTCGGGACGGCGGTCATCGCGACGCTGAAACACCACGACCTCGGGCAGGTCGACTACAAACTCGGCGGCCTGATGATCCTCGGCACCGCGGTCGGCATCGAAGTCGGGCGCATGGGCGTCTACTACCTCGAAGACCTCGGCCTCGCCGGCTCCGTCATCGGGGTCACGTACGTCCTGTTGCTGGGCGGCATCGGCCTCTTCGTCACCCGCAACGCGCTGAAAGGCGACGGCGGTGGCGGCGGCGGCCACGACCCCGACGCCGAGATCGATCCGGACGACATCCCGGACATCGCGAAGACGATCCAGTCGTACCGCGTCCCGCCGATGATGACGATCCGCGGCGGCATTCAGGTGTCGCTGTGGATGGTCCTCGGCGTCGCCTTCGCCACCGGGGTCCTCTCGGGCTTCCTCGGCGTCGGCGGCGGCTTCATCCGCATGCCCGCGATGTTCTACCTCATCGGGGTCCCCGTCCCCGTCGCGGTCGGGACCGACCTGTTCGAGATCGTCTTCTCGGGCGGGATCGGCTCGTACCTCTACGCGATGGACGGCGGCGTCGACCTCTCGATCGTCGCCCCGCTGCTCGCGGGCAGCGCCCTCGGCGCGCGCATCGGGTCGGCCTCGACGAGCATCGTCGACGAGGGCGACATCAAGGTCTACTTCGGCCTGATGCTGCTCGGTGGCAGCGTCGCCGTCGCCTTCCAGCAACTCGGCGACTACCTCGGCATCGAGATCCTGAACACCGTCGGTCTGGGGCTGATCTTCCTGTCGGCGATCATGGTCAGCGGCGCCGTCATCGTCAGCACGATCTCCACCCTCCGCGAGGAGTCGCAGGGAACCGTCGCGACCGCGGACTGA
- a CDS encoding DUF7512 family protein — translation MIGGESLGLSMEAATLVGTVLVEAIVLYVGYGAIERVAGRTVVEKLSSE, via the coding sequence ATGATCGGCGGCGAATCGCTCGGGCTGAGCATGGAAGCAGCGACGCTCGTTGGCACGGTCCTCGTGGAGGCCATCGTCCTCTACGTTGGGTACGGCGCCATCGAACGAGTAGCCGGACGGACCGTGGTCGAAAAACTTTCGAGTGAGTGA
- a CDS encoding inorganic phosphate transporter translates to MELTTLVLFLLATAASAFMAWVIGAGSSGATPFAPAVGANAISTMRAAFVVGVFGFLGAATQGGNVSDAVGRGLVTGVELPAAGVIVALAVGAGLMAVGIYTGYPIATAFTVTGAVVGVGLALGGDPAWPKYRQIGAMWALTPVVGGGIAYGLASLLPRSDVPERVSVPLLGALVAAVLANLQFTLPGASGSLAGAGRTHLPAAVPGGVVATVVAAGAVALALRQAVVRDQAGALRGFLLALGALVAFSAGGSQVGLAVGPLLPLLDQVALPATAALAGGGLGLLIGSWTGAPRMIKSLSQDYSSLGPRRSISTLVPSFLIAQTAVLIGVPVSFNQIVVSAIVGSGYAVGGRSGVSRRKLLLTGAAWAGSFVVAFVVGYVAMIAAAPA, encoded by the coding sequence ATGGAACTAACGACACTCGTCCTGTTTCTGCTCGCGACCGCCGCGAGCGCGTTCATGGCGTGGGTGATCGGCGCCGGGTCGAGCGGCGCGACGCCGTTTGCCCCCGCCGTCGGCGCGAACGCCATCTCGACGATGCGCGCGGCGTTCGTCGTCGGCGTCTTCGGCTTCCTCGGGGCGGCGACCCAGGGCGGCAACGTCTCCGACGCCGTCGGCCGGGGGCTCGTCACCGGCGTCGAGTTGCCGGCGGCGGGGGTCATCGTCGCGCTCGCGGTCGGCGCGGGGCTCATGGCCGTCGGCATCTACACCGGTTACCCGATCGCGACGGCGTTTACCGTCACCGGCGCGGTCGTCGGCGTCGGCCTCGCGCTCGGCGGCGACCCCGCGTGGCCGAAGTACCGCCAGATCGGCGCGATGTGGGCGCTCACGCCCGTCGTCGGCGGCGGCATCGCCTACGGGCTGGCGAGCCTCCTGCCCCGGTCCGACGTCCCCGAACGCGTCAGCGTGCCGCTGCTGGGCGCGCTCGTGGCCGCCGTCCTCGCGAACCTCCAGTTCACGCTCCCGGGCGCGAGCGGGTCGCTCGCGGGCGCGGGCCGGACGCACCTCCCGGCGGCGGTTCCCGGCGGCGTCGTCGCCACCGTCGTCGCCGCCGGCGCGGTCGCGCTCGCCCTCCGGCAGGCGGTCGTCCGGGACCAGGCGGGGGCCCTGCGGGGGTTCCTGCTCGCCCTCGGCGCGCTCGTGGCGTTCTCCGCCGGCGGCAGTCAGGTCGGGCTCGCGGTCGGCCCCCTGCTGCCCTTGCTCGACCAGGTGGCGCTCCCGGCGACGGCGGCGCTCGCCGGCGGCGGCCTCGGACTGTTGATCGGCTCGTGGACCGGCGCGCCGCGGATGATCAAGTCGCTCTCGCAGGACTACTCCTCGCTCGGCCCGCGCCGATCGATCTCGACGCTGGTGCCGTCGTTTCTCATCGCCCAGACCGCGGTGCTGATCGGCGTCCCGGTCTCGTTCAACCAGATCGTCGTGAGCGCCATCGTCGGCAGCGGCTACGCCGTCGGCGGCCGCTCCGGGGTGAGCCGGCGGAAACTGCTCCTGACCGGCGCCGCGTGGGCCGGCTCGTTCGTCGTGGCGTTCGTCGTCGGCTACGTCGCGATGATCGCCGCGGCGCCGGCGTAA
- a CDS encoding YeeE/YedE family protein, translated as MSDRHPLFMPLILVGGLIFGFGLGFSHMARPEVVLDFLQFTDFGLLFVMFGAAIVTGIAFAIMPRLGKPAPLTGKAYSRRLKSFDRNVLIGGAVFGVGWGLSGICPGAAYASLGIGNVTILWALAGMFAGAYLQGVWRSRQAVDEAAPTGAD; from the coding sequence ATGAGCGACCGCCACCCCCTGTTCATGCCGCTGATCCTCGTCGGCGGCCTGATCTTCGGGTTCGGCCTCGGCTTCAGCCACATGGCCCGCCCCGAGGTCGTACTGGACTTCCTCCAGTTCACCGACTTCGGGCTGTTGTTCGTCATGTTCGGCGCGGCGATCGTCACCGGCATCGCCTTCGCGATCATGCCGCGGCTGGGCAAGCCCGCGCCCCTGACCGGGAAGGCCTACAGCCGCCGGCTGAAGTCGTTCGACCGCAACGTCCTGATCGGCGGCGCGGTCTTCGGCGTCGGCTGGGGGCTGTCGGGCATCTGCCCGGGCGCCGCCTACGCCAGCCTCGGCATCGGTAACGTCACCATCCTCTGGGCGCTCGCCGGCATGTTCGCCGGCGCGTACCTCCAGGGGGTCTGGCGCAGTCGGCAGGCCGTCGACGAGGCCGCGCCGACCGGCGCCGACTGA
- a CDS encoding YeeE/YedE family protein, producing MVAEIVPLALVDQPFPNGIYRYAVGGLLVGLGAAVIYLGTGIIAGASTFLESTLSYVSDQSRFQRYRASRDWRVVFSVGIVLGAAVYAVFWQGGAWTTDVQPWRLLLGGLFVGIGTRIGKGCTSGHGVCGVGSASKTSIVGVITFLTVAIVTAQLVAALGVSP from the coding sequence ATGGTAGCCGAGATCGTCCCGCTCGCGCTCGTCGATCAGCCGTTCCCTAACGGCATCTATCGGTACGCCGTAGGGGGGCTGCTGGTCGGCCTCGGCGCGGCGGTCATCTACCTCGGGACCGGGATCATCGCCGGCGCCAGCACGTTCCTCGAGTCGACGCTGTCGTACGTCTCCGACCAGTCGCGGTTCCAGCGGTACCGCGCCTCGCGGGACTGGCGTGTCGTCTTCTCGGTGGGGATCGTCCTCGGAGCGGCGGTCTACGCCGTCTTCTGGCAGGGCGGCGCGTGGACGACCGACGTCCAGCCCTGGCGGCTGCTGCTCGGCGGCCTCTTCGTCGGGATCGGCACCCGCATCGGCAAGGGCTGTACGTCGGGTCACGGCGTCTGCGGGGTCGGCTCCGCGTCGAAGACGTCGATCGTCGGCGTGATCACGTTCCTGACGGTCGCGATCGTGACCGCGCAACTGGTCGCCGCGCTGGGGGTGAGTCCGTAG
- a CDS encoding MBL fold metallo-hydrolase — protein MDDMDFPTPDVPVESVAPEELKNRIDEGEDVTILDTRMTSDYDEWRIEGETVESINVPYFEFLEDEIDDDVLAEIPDDREVTVLCAKGGASEYVAGALAERDYDVHHLEEGMNGWASIYERVEVGRYDGAGTLYQYQRPSSGCLAYLLVDGDEAAVIDPLRAFTDRYLEDAEELGVDLTYAIDTHIHADHLSGVRDLDAEGVEGVIPEASVDRGVTYADDVTLADDGDEFAVGDATIETVYTPGHTSGMTSYLIDGELLATGDGLFTESVARPDLEEGDEGAPDAARQLYESLQERVLTLPDETLIGGAHFSDAAEAADDGTYTAPIGQLEEEMDALTMDEDDFVELILSDMPPRPANYEEIIPTNLGQQDVDDEEEAFTLELGPNNCAASQDALTGD, from the coding sequence ATGGACGACATGGACTTCCCGACTCCGGATGTTCCCGTCGAATCGGTCGCTCCCGAAGAGCTTAAAAACCGTATTGATGAGGGAGAGGACGTCACGATCCTCGATACGCGGATGACGTCGGACTACGACGAGTGGCGCATCGAGGGCGAGACAGTCGAGTCGATCAACGTCCCGTACTTCGAGTTCCTCGAGGACGAGATCGACGACGACGTCCTCGCCGAGATCCCCGACGACCGCGAGGTCACGGTGCTGTGTGCGAAAGGCGGCGCCAGCGAGTACGTCGCCGGCGCGCTCGCCGAGCGCGACTACGACGTACACCACCTCGAGGAGGGCATGAACGGCTGGGCCTCGATCTACGAGCGCGTCGAGGTCGGCCGCTACGACGGCGCCGGCACGCTCTACCAGTACCAGCGCCCCTCCAGCGGCTGTCTCGCGTACCTGCTCGTCGACGGCGACGAGGCCGCGGTGATCGACCCCCTGCGAGCGTTCACCGACCGCTACCTCGAAGACGCCGAGGAACTCGGCGTCGACCTGACCTACGCCATCGACACGCACATCCACGCCGACCACCTCTCGGGCGTCCGCGACCTCGACGCCGAGGGCGTCGAAGGCGTCATCCCCGAGGCGTCGGTCGACCGCGGCGTCACCTACGCCGACGACGTGACCCTCGCGGACGACGGCGACGAGTTCGCGGTCGGCGACGCGACGATCGAGACGGTCTACACGCCCGGTCACACCTCCGGGATGACCTCCTACCTGATCGACGGCGAACTGCTGGCGACCGGCGACGGCCTGTTCACCGAGAGCGTCGCCCGCCCCGACCTCGAAGAGGGCGACGAGGGCGCACCCGACGCCGCGCGCCAGCTCTACGAGTCGCTCCAGGAGCGCGTGCTCACCCTGCCCGACGAGACCCTGATCGGCGGCGCGCACTTCAGCGACGCGGCCGAGGCCGCCGACGACGGCACCTACACCGCGCCGATCGGCCAGCTAGAGGAGGAGATGGACGCGCTGACGATGGACGAGGACGATTTCGTCGAGCTGATCCTCTCGGACATGCCGCCGCGGCCGGCCAACTACGAGGAGATCATCCCGACGAACCTCGGCCAGCAGGACGTCGACGACGAGGAGGAAGCGTTCACCCTCGAACTCGGCCCGAACAACTGCGCAGCCAGCCAGGACGCCCTGACGGGTGACTGA
- a CDS encoding sulfurtransferase TusA family protein, with protein MSTEFNVTETLDVKGASCPMPVVKTKNAIDDLGEGDVLEVLATDSGSMSDIQGWADGTPGVSLLDQVEDGDVYRHYVEKTE; from the coding sequence ATGAGCACGGAATTCAACGTCACGGAGACGCTCGACGTGAAAGGCGCATCGTGTCCGATGCCGGTCGTGAAGACGAAGAACGCGATCGACGACCTCGGCGAGGGCGACGTCCTCGAGGTCCTGGCGACCGACTCGGGCAGCATGAGCGACATCCAGGGGTGGGCCGACGGTACCCCCGGCGTCAGCCTCCTCGATCAGGTCGAGGACGGCGACGTCTACAGACACTACGTCGAGAAGACCGAGTGA
- a CDS encoding DsrE/DsrF/DrsH-like family protein encodes MSTETDESGGEPEALDEDALRARVEELDDRLAELEAATGDEQKKMTIVATKGSFDMAYPPLILASTAAAFGWEVVVFHTFWGLDILHEEKSKNLKLSAVGNPNMPMPNALAALPGMDSMATKMMQKRIDENGTATIEELIELSLESGVDLQACQMTIELMEYDEDDFYDGVTTGVGAATALQHMAESDVQLLV; translated from the coding sequence ATGAGCACGGAGACGGACGAGTCCGGCGGGGAACCCGAGGCGCTCGACGAGGACGCGCTCCGCGCGCGCGTCGAGGAACTCGACGACCGGCTGGCGGAACTCGAAGCGGCAACGGGCGACGAGCAGAAGAAGATGACCATCGTCGCCACGAAGGGGAGTTTCGACATGGCCTACCCGCCGCTGATCCTCGCGAGTACGGCCGCCGCCTTCGGCTGGGAGGTCGTGGTCTTCCACACCTTCTGGGGGCTCGACATCCTCCACGAGGAGAAGTCGAAGAACCTCAAGCTGAGCGCCGTCGGCAACCCGAACATGCCGATGCCGAACGCGCTCGCGGCCCTGCCGGGGATGGACTCGATGGCGACGAAGATGATGCAAAAGCGCATCGACGAGAACGGCACCGCGACGATCGAGGAGCTGATCGAACTCTCGCTCGAAAGCGGCGTCGACCTGCAGGCCTGCCAGATGACCATCGAGCTGATGGAGTACGACGAGGACGACTTCTACGACGGCGTCACCACCGGCGTAGGCGCGGCGACCGCGCTCCAGCACATGGCCGAATCCGACGTCCAGTTGCTGGTCTGA
- a CDS encoding helix-turn-helix domain-containing protein → MASRIRVEVYVGSPEHCQLAPLTTDGARVTDVARSAPADRSGRVIEEFATDAEVTAREFEEAFSYDSRTVYQYAREARQGCVCEVVEETGHPVWDVHAVDGALVLSFYASDVDEVRDVVSELDRAFDDVAIRRLTRSGPDRSDDGPLVLDGSGLTARQRQVLHTAHEMGYFAHPRSANAAQVAAELEISSATFREHLATAQAKLLDHVLEA, encoded by the coding sequence ATGGCGTCGAGGATCCGGGTGGAGGTGTACGTCGGAAGCCCCGAACACTGCCAGCTCGCCCCCCTGACGACGGACGGCGCGCGAGTCACGGACGTCGCCCGGAGCGCGCCCGCCGACCGCTCCGGGCGGGTGATCGAGGAGTTCGCCACCGACGCCGAGGTCACCGCCCGCGAGTTCGAGGAGGCGTTCTCGTACGACTCGCGGACCGTCTACCAGTACGCTCGCGAGGCCCGCCAGGGGTGCGTCTGCGAGGTCGTCGAGGAGACGGGCCACCCGGTGTGGGACGTCCACGCCGTCGACGGCGCGCTCGTGCTCTCGTTCTACGCGAGCGACGTCGACGAGGTCCGCGACGTCGTGAGCGAACTCGATCGGGCGTTCGACGACGTGGCGATCCGGCGGCTGACCCGATCGGGTCCCGACCGGAGCGACGACGGTCCGCTCGTCCTCGACGGAAGCGGCCTGACCGCCCGGCAACGACAGGTCCTCCACACCGCCCACGAGATGGGGTACTTCGCGCACCCGCGCTCGGCCAACGCCGCGCAGGTCGCCGCCGAACTCGAAATCTCGTCGGCGACGTTCAGAGAACACCTCGCGACCGCCCAGGCGAAGTTACTGGATCACGTCCTGGAGGCGTGA